The Prevotella melaninogenica genome window below encodes:
- a CDS encoding M48 family metallopeptidase, protein MKIKYFLMAAVVALMTACGTASKVPLTGRTHRISISDAQLLSLSNQEYTKFMASAKRSTDAKNTAMVQRVGRNLANAVETYLRNNGYANEINNFKWEFNLVQDKQANAFCMPGGKIVVYEGLLPYTQNEASLAIVLGHEIAHAVAKHSAEQITKQMNQQMGTNILGTVLNSTVGSGVGDIASQVAGGYFSFRNLKYSRDNESEADYMGFIFAAMAGYDPANAVTFWQRMAAATNSNRSEILSDHPSDARRIENIKKWLPEAEKYYRGRGSNRVSSAGYSQSSGTLHIGGSSSSKRSNRR, encoded by the coding sequence ATGAAGATTAAGTATTTCTTAATGGCAGCTGTTGTCGCTTTGATGACAGCCTGTGGTACGGCTTCAAAGGTTCCTTTGACGGGTCGTACACATCGTATCAGTATTTCTGATGCGCAGCTTCTTAGCCTCAGTAATCAGGAATATACAAAGTTTATGGCATCAGCAAAACGTTCTACTGATGCAAAGAATACTGCTATGGTTCAGCGTGTAGGTCGCAACCTTGCCAATGCGGTGGAGACTTACTTACGTAATAATGGTTATGCTAATGAGATTAATAACTTCAAGTGGGAGTTTAATCTCGTTCAAGACAAGCAGGCTAACGCCTTTTGTATGCCTGGAGGTAAGATTGTTGTTTACGAAGGATTATTGCCTTACACACAGAATGAGGCAAGTTTGGCAATCGTTTTAGGTCATGAGATTGCGCATGCTGTAGCTAAGCACAGTGCTGAGCAGATTACAAAGCAGATGAATCAGCAGATGGGAACCAATATATTGGGTACTGTCTTGAACTCTACTGTTGGTAGTGGAGTAGGCGATATCGCTTCACAGGTAGCGGGAGGATACTTCTCTTTCCGTAACTTGAAGTACAGTCGTGATAATGAAAGTGAAGCTGACTACATGGGATTTATCTTTGCTGCGATGGCTGGGTATGATCCTGCAAATGCCGTAACATTCTGGCAACGAATGGCTGCAGCAACGAATAGCAATCGTTCTGAGATTCTGAGCGACCACCCTTCTGATGCTCGTCGTATTGAGAATATCAAGAAGTGGCTGCCAGAAGCAGAGAAATATTATCGTGGTCGTGGCTCTAATCGTGTCTCTTCTGCGGGATATTCACAGTCGTCTGGGACGTTACATATAGGCGGTTCTTCGTCTTCTAAACGCTCAAATAGGCGTTGA
- a CDS encoding NfeD family protein codes for MMDYLIQNLWLTWLLVGLVCLILEMMNGDFYIMCFAIGSFCASLASAFTDSIVVHVIVFVIFSVLSIFLVRPIALKYLHQGADNRLSNADALIGREGKVTDTIEAGGYGRVKVDGDSWKAQSVDGMEIDSGAAVRILRLDSIIATVERC; via the coding sequence ATGATGGATTATCTGATACAAAACCTGTGGTTAACATGGTTATTAGTAGGTCTTGTTTGTCTGATTTTAGAGATGATGAACGGAGATTTCTACATTATGTGTTTTGCAATAGGCAGTTTCTGTGCTTCACTTGCTTCTGCATTTACGGATAGCATAGTTGTTCACGTGATAGTCTTTGTCATTTTCTCGGTATTGAGTATATTCTTAGTACGACCGATTGCACTTAAATATCTTCATCAAGGTGCAGATAACAGACTTAGCAATGCTGATGCGTTGATTGGTCGTGAGGGAAAGGTAACAGATACGATTGAGGCTGGTGGATACGGCAGAGTAAAGGTAGACGGTGACTCATGGAAGGCACAGTCTGTTGATGGAATGGAAATCGATTCGGGTGCTGCTGTGCGTATTTTACGACTTGACTCTATTATCGCAACGGTCGAACGTTGTTAA
- a CDS encoding SPFH domain-containing protein, whose product MDIIAYVLIAFVVLALVFAKMSIVIISQSETKIIERLGKYYATLQPGINIIIPFIDHAKDIVALRAGRYTYTNSIDLREQVYDFDRQNVITKDNIQMQINALLYFQIIDPFKAVYEINNLPNAIEKLTQTTLRNIIGEMELDQTLTSRDTINTKLRAVLDDATNKWGIKVNRVELQDITPPASVSEAMEKQMQAERNKRATILTSEGQKQSAILQSEGEKQAAINRAEANKQQQILIAEGEAQARIRKAEAEAIAIQKITDAVGQSTNPANYLIAQKYIQMLTELAQNNNQKTVYLPFEASNLMGSIGGIKDMFK is encoded by the coding sequence ATGGATATAATAGCTTATGTGCTGATTGCATTTGTTGTGTTAGCACTCGTTTTTGCTAAGATGTCAATCGTGATTATCTCACAGAGTGAGACAAAGATTATCGAACGTCTTGGTAAGTATTACGCAACCCTTCAACCGGGTATCAACATCATTATTCCTTTCATTGATCATGCAAAGGATATTGTGGCATTGCGTGCTGGACGTTATACCTATACAAACTCAATTGACTTGCGTGAGCAGGTGTACGACTTTGATCGCCAGAATGTGATTACAAAGGATAATATTCAGATGCAGATAAATGCACTGCTTTATTTCCAAATCATCGATCCATTTAAGGCTGTGTATGAGATTAATAACTTGCCAAATGCTATTGAGAAGTTGACACAGACTACACTTCGTAATATCATTGGTGAGATGGAACTTGACCAAACACTGACTTCTCGTGATACGATTAATACTAAATTGCGTGCCGTTCTTGATGATGCTACAAATAAGTGGGGTATCAAGGTTAATCGCGTTGAGCTTCAGGATATTACTCCTCCAGCAAGTGTTTCTGAAGCAATGGAGAAGCAGATGCAAGCAGAACGTAATAAGCGTGCAACAATTCTTACCAGTGAAGGACAAAAGCAGTCGGCTATCCTCCAGTCTGAAGGTGAGAAGCAGGCAGCCATTAACCGTGCTGAAGCTAACAAGCAGCAACAGATTCTCATTGCAGAAGGTGAGGCACAAGCTCGCATTCGTAAGGCTGAGGCTGAGGCTATTGCCATTCAGAAGATTACAGATGCTGTTGGTCAGAGTACGAATCCAGCAAACTATCTTATTGCACAGAAGTACATTCAGATGCTTACAGAACTCGCACAGAATAACAATCAGAAGACTGTTTATCTCCCATTTGAGGCAAGTAATCTCATGGGTTCTATCGGTGGAATTAAGGATATGTTTAAGTAA
- a CDS encoding UDP-N-acetyl glucosamine 2-epimerase, with the protein MKKLCIFCGARPNFIKVAPIIRVINRLSEENSSHKVSYSLVYAGSENDPTLEDQLFDNLSIRRPDVYLGVECENLNELTGQVMSKFEKYLQENPSDVVIVVDDLASTMAAAIVTKKQAITLAHIAAGTRSFDITMPKEINRLVIDGLSDILFTAGFSNNSIANKEGAELSKVYMVGNILIDNIRYDRERIEGMRLSDIDELAGLPLKEGNYLVFTLNRKALLADQDNLERMLHVLSETAGDTPIIAPLRDSAVQVIMALSLKKNIKLHNLHIVKPLGYLEFAYLTAHAKGIITDSGNVAEEATFNGVPCITLNSYTEHIETAKVGSNVLVGEDPELLRSSLSDMVAGTWKKCGVPERWDGRSAERVVQILLERH; encoded by the coding sequence ATGAAAAAACTTTGTATCTTTTGTGGTGCACGTCCTAACTTTATAAAGGTAGCACCAATCATCAGGGTAATCAATAGACTTTCTGAGGAGAATAGTTCTCATAAGGTTTCTTATTCATTGGTTTATGCAGGTAGTGAGAATGATCCTACACTCGAAGATCAGCTCTTTGATAATCTCTCTATTCGCAGGCCAGATGTTTATCTTGGTGTTGAATGTGAGAACTTGAATGAACTTACAGGTCAGGTGATGTCTAAGTTTGAGAAGTATCTACAAGAGAATCCATCTGATGTGGTTATCGTTGTGGACGATCTTGCTTCTACAATGGCGGCTGCTATTGTGACAAAGAAGCAGGCAATCACCCTTGCGCATATTGCAGCTGGTACTCGTTCATTTGATATAACGATGCCTAAGGAAATCAATCGCTTGGTAATTGACGGTCTTTCTGATATACTTTTTACAGCCGGATTTAGCAACAATAGCATTGCTAACAAGGAAGGAGCAGAGTTGTCAAAGGTTTATATGGTGGGTAATATTCTCATTGATAATATCCGCTATGACCGTGAGCGTATTGAGGGTATGAGGCTTTCGGATATTGACGAGTTGGCAGGTTTACCTTTGAAAGAGGGTAACTATCTTGTCTTTACATTGAACCGTAAGGCGTTGTTGGCTGATCAAGACAATCTTGAACGAATGTTACACGTGTTGAGTGAGACAGCAGGTGATACCCCTATCATTGCTCCTCTACGCGACTCAGCAGTGCAGGTTATCATGGCACTTAGCTTGAAGAAGAACATCAAACTCCATAACCTCCATATCGTAAAACCATTGGGTTATCTTGAATTTGCTTATCTTACAGCTCATGCTAAGGGTATCATTACTGACTCAGGTAATGTTGCAGAGGAGGCAACATTCAATGGTGTACCATGTATTACGCTTAATAGCTATACTGAACACATTGAAACTGCAAAGGTAGGTTCAAACGTTTTGGTTGGTGAAGACCCAGAACTGCTCCGTTCTTCATTGAGCGATATGGTTGCAGGAACATGGAAGAAGTGTGGTGTACCTGAGCGTTGGGATGGCCGTTCAGCTGAACGTGTTGTTCAAATCCTACTCGAACGTCATTAA